The segment CCTCTGTGTCATGCAAGAAAACCTTCAAGTGGTCTGTTTGAGATGGTGAACCAGCAGCAGGGTGTATGCAGTCTAGATCTTCTGAGACCATTAAAACACCTCAAGGCTGACATTCTACTTACACACTTGATTGGTTTTCCACAGGTGAACAACAACAAAAGTGATCCACATTGCCCATTTCTACAGTTGCACCAGAGGGGGTGTGGTAGAATCCGCCGTGATGTACAGGCCCAAAGATGACATTCTGGTCACCGATTTGCAAGAAGAATTGGTGCTGCTCAATCCAGAAACCCAGGACATTTTCACCCTGAACAGTTCAGGCAGACTGCTTTGGTTGGCTTTGCCTGCTTCACTGGATCAGCTTTCCAAACTGCTGCAAACCACCTATGAACTGGACGCCCCCACCGCCCATCAGGATGCCAGAGAAGTGATGGATGCTCTGGTGCGGGCGCAACTCGTTGACCATGATTTTTGAGGTGCTTGACCTGCAACTGAAGCTGTTGCAGCCTGTTGAACAGGTGCAAAACATCCTTGAACAGGATTGGCAAAAGCCTTACTCCATTCCTGTTCAAAACCAGTACACCCTGCAAGAAGGCTCCATGCCAGACCTTCCTGCACACCTTTGGCAACCCATCAAATACGATGAGGCCGAAGTGCTCAGCCAGACCCCAGAAGGCTGGTTGCACCTCAAATGCCAGCAAAGCCACATGAGCATCCACTTCCACCGTCAACAGATCTGGTGTTCTGGCACAGGCGGTGCCCTGAGGTTGTGCTTGCAGTTCGGAATCATGGAAATGTTGCGCCTGCAAGGCTGGATGCCCATTCATGCGTCTGCCCTGAATGTGAATGGGGCAGCCACCGTGCTGCTCGGACCCAGTGGCACAGGCAAAACCACCACCCTGCTGCAAGCTGCGCGGAGTGGCGTGGTTTCACTGGCCGAAGACTGGTCTTGGATCGGTCCAGAGTTGGTGTTTTACCCATGGGACTCTGGACTGCACCTGCTGCCAGACACCACAGAACGCTTTGCAGATGTGCTGCCAGAGGCACGCACCTGGGTGGACCGGGGCAGCCGCAAAAAGTGGCGTTTTGAGGTGCAGGACCTGCCATGGTTTGCCCCTGAACCCTGCCCCCTGGGTCACTTCTGGCTTTTGAAACGCAGCCCTAAGACGGCTCTGGGGCCCCTCAGCAAACTGGATCAGGTCAAGGCCCTCTGGGAGGCCACCGGGATGCCCCTCACCAGAGCAGGCACCGTGATGGCCCAGCAGGGCATCAACCGGCTCATGGGTGTTCCGGGACAGACCCTGCACCTCGGGTTTGACGTGGATTTCCAGCGCTTGCTGAACGGAAATTGACCTTGTAGACCATCGGGGAGATGTTGTCTTCGGCAATCACCGCAATCACGGTGCCCTGATACTCGATCCAAGCATGCCCTTTGAGGGTTCCATTGACATTGCGCACCCCACTGACCAGTTCGGCATCGATGCCTGCATGCCTCAGCCACCAGAGCATGGAAAGGGCACGCAGAACACACATGCCACTGCCCCCTCTGGGAAAACGGGCGAGCAGTTTGGAAGCCCCCAGCACCCCAATCCGGGCTTTCCAGAGCTCCTGCAGTGCAGGAGGCTGGTTTTTCAGGGGCACCCGGTTGCACAGGGCTTGCAGGCTTTGCTGCCTCTGGAGCACCAGAGCGGCCTTCAAAACCCAGCCCATGCCTGTCAGGACATGGCCCAGCATCTGGGGGAACTGCTGCTGGATTCGGGCTTTGCGGGCGGCTTCTCCCTGCTGCGCTGTGTAGCCACGTTCAGCAGCAATGGCTGTGTTCCACTGCTGCAACTCTGCAGCGGTGGGAGGGGTGAGGGTCAGGCGTTTTTCCCACGGATCACATCGCTGCAAGAACAGTTCTGCGGTGGTCTGGCAACCCAGAGCAGCAGCCCTTTCCAGCAAATCTTCCCGGGTCAATCCCTGCTGTTTCAGCATTTCAAGGTCAAGGTAATCAAAGCGTTTGAGTTGCCAGCGGTCCCGGTACCAGGCCCGGTGCAGGATGAGCGGTACCAGAGCCGCATCTGCTGGACCCAACAGGCGCACCTGGATGCCATTCCAGTCAAACACCTCAAGGTGCTCGGTCAGCTTTTCCTGCAAAGACCAAACATGTCCAGCAAACTTAGGAGGATGCTTCAGGACATGGTGGTGCACGTCCAGTTTGACGGTCTTTTTGGGAGACACCAGTCCCAGAGCCTCATGCATGGTGAAACTCTGGTCGCGGTTCTCATCGAACAACACCAACCAGCCCAGACGGGCTGCGATGTCTCTGGCTGTGGGAACGTCTTTGCGGTCGATGACCAGATCGATGTCTCCAAAAAACCGCTCGTGGGGTTGGGTGTAAAACCGGATGGCCATGGCCGCCCCTTTGATCAACAAGGGGACAATGCCAGCGTCGTTCCATGCTTGCAGCAGAGGACGAAGCTCAGCTTCCTGGGTTTTCCAGCGGTGCATCGCCTGAGCAAAATGGGGCAGCAAGGGCTTGCGGTATTCCGCAGACGTTTGACGAAAAACATAAGCGGCCAGCGTGCTGTTCTGCCACTGGGCCACAGGCACACTTTCAAAATCATGGTGGATGAGGGCACGGGTCAAAGGGTCCAAAGTAGCCCCATCTTAACGGCTGGAGGTCAGAAACACCGTTACTCTGCAGGGATTTCTGAAACCTTCTCCAATTTCATGCCTGAAAATTCCACCTCAAAGCCTTTGCCTGTGGGACTGCAGCACATCGGTCCGACCTGAACAGCAGTGGTCTCTGGGAAATACAGAAGGCGCATGAGGGCCAGAGGTTGCCCATTGACCGAACCTTCAATGGTGATGGCTTCTTTGCGTCTGGACAGCTTCAGGGTGGTGAATTCCAGAGGCCCGGAGAGCGGACTGACCGACCAGTCGGAGTACTCTCTGGTGACCACCACGCTCAGTTGATGCACCCCCTCCAGATATTCAATCCCGGCTTTGAGCCAGAGGCTTTCATCGATGCGCAGCATCAGTCCGGCCTGATCGTACAGGTCGGTGTAGTTGCCCCGGAACGTCAGGGTGTAATCGAAGTCGCCAGAGACGGTTTCCAAGAGGGCATGACCGGAATCCCTCTGGAAGCCGTAATGGGTGACCTGCCAGAAGTCGGTGTCTGGAAGGGTGGTGACCTTCAGGGTGTCTGCGGTTTCCTGCCAGTCTTGAGGGGGGTTCAGCCATGCTTTCATGGTCTTTCAATAACATTTTTTGGGGTGGCCTGACCCTGCACGGATAGACAGGATATGCGTCAGGGGGACACTTAACCCTTGGTTGCCTGAGAAAACAATGTGCATCATGAGGGTGTAAAAACAAGGGAGGTCCACATGAAACGCATTGCAGTACTGACCAGTGGAGGGGACGCACCCGGCATGAATGCCGCCATTCGCGCCGTGACCCGCACCGGACTGGATTTTGGCATGGAGGTTTTTGGGGTCAATCATGGTTACGCTGGACTGATTTCAGGCGATTACCGCCCCCTCTCTGCCAGAGATGTGGGAGATGTCATGCAACGGGGTGGAACGTTCCTCGGCAGCGCAAGGTGCCCGGAATTCCGCACCCTTGAAGGCCAGCAAAAAGCCCTGAACGCTCTGGCTGCACAGGGCATTGAAGGTCTGGTGGTGATCGGAGGCAACGGCTCACAAACCGGAGCACACGCCCTTTCCAGCCTCGGGTTTCCAGTGGTTGGAATCGCATCCACCATCGACAACGACCTGTACGGATCGGAACTCACCATTGGGGTGGACACCGCCCTGAACATCGCTCTGGAAGCCATTGACCGCCTGAAAGTCACCGCTTCCAGCCACCACCGGGCCTTTCTGGTTGAAGTGATGGGCCGCGACTGCGGTTATCTGGCCCTGATGGCCGGAATTGCCGGAGGGGCAGAAGTCATCGTGATTCCAGAGGTGGAAGTCTCTCCCGAGGAAATCGCCCAGCAACTTCACGCTGCATACGAACGGGGCAAAGCCCACGCCATTGGCGTGGTCGCAGAAGGGGCCACCTACAACGCAGAACGTCTGGTGCATTACTTCAAAGAAAACCGCGAGCGTCTGGGCTTCGACCTGAGAAGCACCACCCTCGGGCACGTGCAAAGGGGCGGAACCCCCGGTGCCTATGATCGCCTCCTCGCCACCCGTCTGGGTGTGGCCGCTGTGCAACACCTGCAAAAAGGCATTCATGGGGTGCTGGTCGGCCTGCAAGCTGGAAAAATTGTACCCACCCCTCTGGATGAAGTGGTCACCGGCAAGAAAGAGCTGGATTTGAGTCTGATGGAGTTGGCCAACATTCTGGCGAAATGATCTTGAACGGATCTTAAAGAATTGTAAGGGCGCAGCGTACTGCGCCCTCTTTTTGTCCTGCACAGTCTTTATTACTGTCAACTCTGATCCATTGACCGCTTCTCCCCTTTTCCAGCAGAGTGTCAGAATTCACTCTATCAATTATGTAAAAAACAGAATACAATGAAGCATGTTCATCGTGACCGTGAAACGCAAACGCAGAACCATGCTGGGCAGCTACCCGAGCTTTCAGGAGGCTTCGCAGGCGGCACTGGCATGGTGGAGCAAAGAAACCGAAACCCATCCTGAACCCGAGGCGCTGAAAGGCACCTGGCTGGAAAGCTACGACCACCAGAAAGGCACCCGTTTGTGGTTCTTCATCCCCGAAGTGAGTGCTCTGGAAGCGTTGGGCTGGACCATGCCCGGATGCGAAATCCGCAGTGAAGTTCCTACTGCGTCGTAAAGCCCCTCTGGCTTGAAACCACCTGACCCATTCAGGTGGTTTTTTGCTGGTGTGTCCCGGTGTTTCTGGCAAACGGTGTGTATACTGGGCTGAAGAATCCTCTTTCTCACCGTGCTGCCATGAATGAATCCGAAAAAAACCTGTTCAAAAAACCCACCAGTGCGGATGTGGCCCGCCATCTGGGCATTTCACAATCCACGGTGTCTCTGGTTCTGAATGGCAAAGCCGAAGGGCGGGTTTCCGCAGACCTCCAGCAAGCCATCTGGGAGGCCGCCAGAGCCCTCAATTACAAACCGAATCGGGCCGCCAAAGCGCTCAGGGAAGGACGGGCCAGAACGCTGGCTCTGGTGATTCCACAGCTCAGCAATCCCTTTTTCGTGCCAGTTTACGAGGGCGCGCAAAAGGTCGCCAGAGCACATGGTTACGACACCCTTCTGGTGAATTACGACCACAGCATGAGCACGCAGGAAGCCCTCATCGAGCACCTCTCCAACCACGATGTGGACGGTTATGTGCTGTGGGACATCACCACCCGGGCCAGCATGCTGCTTTCCCAGAACAATGTGATTTTTGTGGAGCGCCGTCTGGACGGATTTCACTCGATCATGGTGGACATCTACTCGGGCGTGAAAGCCGCCTTGCAGCATCTGGTGGGGCTCGGACACACCCGGATTGCCCACCTCACCGCGCAGGTGGACACCGAAACCTTCCGGGCACGCAGGCAGGCTTACCGTGACCTGCACACCGAGCAGGGTTGGACCTTCCATCCAGAGTGGGAAATGCCTGTGGCCTTCACCCCTGAGGGGGGGCAGCAAGGGGCATGCACCCTGCTTTCAAATCCAGAGAACCGCCCCACTGCCATTTTGTGCGATGGGGACTTTCTGGCCGTCGGGGTGTACAAAGCCGCCAAGCAACTCGGGCTGAAGATCCCTCAGGACCTTTCGGTGATTGGCATCGACAACCTGATGCTGTCCCAGTACGTGGAACCCGAGTTGACCACCCTGCACCTTCCTGCACAGGAACTCGGAGAAACGGCAGCCACCCAGCTCATTCAACTCTTGGAAGGCAAACCGCTGGACAGAAGGGTGGTGTGGTTTCCCACACATCTCGTGGAACGGGAATCCACTGCACCTCCCAAAGCATAAAAATGGCACTGAACAACGGTTACACCTACACCGAACAGCTGGGGAAAAAAGCCAATGGATGCACCTTGCTGGATTACCTGAGCCGCTTTTACGACCATTCTTCGAGGGAAGACTGGCAGGTTCGTTTGCAGCAGGGCGAGGTGGAACTGGATGGAAAAACCGCCTCTGGCTGTGAACCCCTCAAACCCGGTCAGCTTCTGGTGTGGCACCGTCCTCCCTGGGATGAACCTGATGTCCCCCTCTTCTGCACAGAGGTTTTTGCAGATCAGCATTTGCTGGCTGTGGTGAAACCCTCTGGCTTGCCCACCATGCCGGGAGGGGGATTTCTGGAACACACCCTGCTGGCCGTGGTGCGCCAGAGCCACCCGGAGGCCAGCCCTTTGCACCGTCTGGGACGCTACACCTCTGGGTTGGTGCTCTTTGCAAAAACCCGGGAGGCCGCATCCACTCTGGCCCGCAACTGGCGCGACCATGAAGTGCACAAAAGGTATCTGGCTCTGGCCTCAGGGTTGGCTTTGCAAGACACCTACCAGATCGATGCCCCCATTGGCCCAGTGAACCACCCGAGGCTCGGGCAGGTGTACGCGGCCCATCCTGAAGGGAAACCTTCTTTCAGCGAAGCCAGAGTGCTGCAACGGCAGGAGACCTCCACCCTCTTTGAAGTGGACATCCAGACCGGAAGGCCCCACCAGATTCGCATTCATCTGGCGTCCATCGGGCACCCTCTGGTGGGAGATCCGCTGTATGGCTCGGGGGGCACTCCCCTTTCGGAAAACCCCGGTCTGCCCGGAGATGGGGGTTACCTGCTGCATGCAGTACGCTTGCAATTCAGGCATCCAGTCTCTGGCACCGAAATGGTGTTGCATGCCCCTGCTCCAGAGGGGTTAGAGCCCCAATAAAAAACCTCTGCTTTGGGCAGAGGGAGCAACAAGGAGAGAGGTCAAGCGGCCTCAAGGTGAGGTTCGGAAGGAAGAAACAACAGAAAAGGCAGGGGCTTCAGTGGGATTTTGCAATGTGGGATTCTGAATTTTTTGGTCTATGGATTTTTGAGCCTGTTCCAGCAAGAGGACGATTCCCAGAAAAACACTTCCAATGAGTAAACCTGCGATCAATGAGAGGATGAATAACATGCGCCCCTCCTTTCTGATTTCAGGTTAATGGAATGCACTGAAAAGCCCCTGAAGGACGCTGAATGCTTTCTGAGCTTTTCTGAGGGCTTTCTGAACCCTGCAGGACAGGCCACATTTGGCTGCTCTGGGTCAGTAATCCTGCAGCAGGTGACTGGACACCAGAAAGTTCAACAGAACATGGGATTCCTGCACCTGCACAGCGTTGAGCTGAATTTCGGCACCCAGAAAAGTCAGTTTCATCAGGTCACGGAAAATGGCTTCGTGCTCTTCGTGGGTGAGGGTGGTTTTGGCCACCACCTGAAACGACTGGTCGAGAACGGTGTATGAGAGCACTTCTTTCAGGGTGATTTCTTTCTCGTGGACCATGGGGTGCCTCCAGAGGACGTTGGGGATGTTTCGACCTTAGCACAACTGAAAGGAGGTGTCATGGAAAGGCAGAAGTCGGCCCAAAGACCTTGTTTTGACTTCAAAATCACAAAGAGACTGGACAGCGAATCCTTAAGTTTTGGGCTGACCGCTGAATGCTGATGGCTGACGGCTGCTGCACCGCTTTGCTGTTGGACATTTTGTCCTCTTGCACTCCCGTCATACGTATGACTATAATTCAGTCATACGTATGACAAGCCCGTATGCCCGTTGCCAACCCCGCGAACGGGCGTGCACTTTGTGTGTTTCGGTCCCCCTCTCCAGAGGGTTCTAAACTCCAGTTCCAGAGCAGGAACACGAAGTCAGCCTGCTTTGCGCTCTCATGACTTCAGGCCCCCACCATGACCCAACCGCTTGCAATTGAACTGAAAGGCATCACCAAACGCTTCCCTCTGGTGCTCGCCAACGACAACATCAACCTGAAAGTGAAATGGGGTTCCATTCACGCTCTGGTCGGTGAAAACGGCGCAGGCAAAAGCACCCTCATGAAAATCCTGTATGGGATGCAGCCCCCCACCAGTGGGGAAATCTGGGTGAACGGACAGAATGCACCCATGCTGGACCCCAGAGACGCCATCGCCAACGGCATCGGGATGGTGCACCAGCACTTCATGCTGGTCGGTCCCCTGACCGTGACCGAAAACGTGATCCTTGGGATGGAACCCACCCAAGGCACCAGCATCCATTACGCCTCTGCCCGCAAACGGGTGAAAGAGCTGATCGACCAGTTCAACTTTGGCCTGAATCCCGATGCCAAAATTGACGATCTGCCTGTGGGCCTCCAGCAAAAAGTGGAGATCTTGAAAACCCTGTACCGTGGGGCCAAAATCCTGATTCTGGATGAACCCACCGCTGTGCTCACCCCCGCAGAGACCGAAGACCTGTTCAAGTTCTTGCGCGAACAATTCGCCCAGCAAGGCAACAGCGTGATTTTCATTTCCCACAAGCTGCATGAAGTGCTGGAACTGTGTGACGAGATTTCGGTGCTGAGGGACGGCAAAATGATCGGCTCGATTCCCAGAGAAGGGGCCACCACCGAAACCATCGCCCGCATGATGGTGGGCCGGGAAGTCAATCTGAAGGTGGACAAGAAAGAAGCCCAGCCCAAAGAAACGGTGCTGGAAATCAAAAATGCCACCGTCATCAACAGCAACAAAAAGCATGTGGTGGACAACGTGTCCTTCCATGTGGCCAGTGGTGAAGTGGTGGGCATCGCCGGGATCGATGGAAACGGCCAGAGTGAACTGGTGGAGGCCATCACCGGACTGCGCCACCTGAACTCTGGAGACATCCTGTACTCTGGAGAAGCCCACAAGAAAGCCGATGCCCGCAAAGTCGCCGAGTTGGGCCTCTCCCACATTCCAGAGGACCGCAACGAACGCGGACTGGTGCTGGACATGTCCACTGCCGAAAACATGATTCTGGGACAGCACCGAAAACCCTTTTTCTCTGGCAAATTTGGTTTTCTGAATCTGGACCGCATCCGCAAGCACACCGACACCCAGACCGACCTGTATGATGTGCGCCCGAGGTCCGCCGACCTGCCTGCTGGACGCTACTCGGGCGGAAATGCCCAGAAAATCATCGTGGCCCGCGAGATGTTCAGGAACCCCAAAATCCTGATTGCATCCCAGCCCACCCGAGGGGTGGACATCGGGGCCATCGAGTTCATCCACAAGCAAATTGTGCGGGCCAGAGACCAGGGCCTCGGGGTGCTTCTGGTGAGTGCCGACCTGACCGAAGTGATGAACCTCTCGGACCGCATTCTGGTGATGTTTGAGGGGCAAATCATGGGCGAAGTCAAAGCCAGTGAAGCCACCGAAGAACGTCTGGGCCTGTTGATGGCCGGTGTGAAAGAGAACCCCAAACCATCCCAAGACAAGGAACCGGCGCTCGCCTGAGCCCAAAACGGAGACCCCATGAGCCACACGTATCAAACCACCAAAAGCGCCTCGAACATTGCGCTGTACACCAGTCTGGTTGCTGGACTGGGCCTCTTGATCCTGCCTTTCCTGTCTTACGCCCGCAATTTCAGCGGTGCAGCCACCCTGCAAATGCTGACCGGAGGGGTCATCGATTACTCGGGCTTCCCACCCGAGACACTGCCCGGAATGGGCCTTGCGCTGGGCATGGGATGGGCCCTTTTCGCCTGCTTGCTGCTTTCGGCTTTCGCTGCGGTGCGCAAAGCCTCATGGCTGTGGATTGCCGGACTGCTGGGCATCGTTGCTGCTGCTGGGGCCATGATTGGCATCCACACTTCTCTGGGACAGGCCACACAGGAACTGGTCGCCCAGAACGTTCCCCTCAGGCGAATTCCTTTCACCTCTGGTGGGGCCAATCTGGGTCTGGTGCTGGGCCTCTTGGCCTCCCTGACCGTGATGTTCACGGGCCTGAGCGGGTTCAAGCCATGGCGTGACCGCATGGAGAAACTGCGCTGGGCTCTGGTGCCTTCGATGTCTTTCCTGATTGCCATTGTGGGTGGAGCCTTGATCATTCTGGGCATCCAGAGCGTTCCCAACAGCCTTTCTGCCCCCTTGACCACCGTACAGTTCTTGATTGGCAAGATGGATCTGGTGTACTTCGTGTACTCCACCCTGTTTTCTCCCCTGACCAACCTGCAAGACTTCCTGCAAAGCCTCGTGCTGGCCACCCCCCTGATCCTGACCGGTCTGAGTGTGGCGTTTGCTTTCCGGGCAGGTCTGTTCAACATCGGTGCGCCCGGCCAGATGACCATTGGGGCGATCTTTGCCATGCTGGTGGGCGTTTACGTGCCCCTGCCTGCCCCCATTCTGCTGCCCCTGACCGTGCTTGCTGCTGCTCTGGGAGGCGCCCTGTGGGGTGGACTGGTGGGCCTGCTCAAAGCCCGGTTCGGGTCCAGCGAAGTGATCAACACCATCATGCTGAATTACGTGGCTGCCGGGATTTTCGTGTTCATGATCGGTTCGAGCGAAGTGAAATTCTTCGGACAGACCTACCACCTGCCCTTCAAAGCCGAAGGGTTTGAAGCCAAAAGTGCCGAACTGCAAGCCGGAGCCCAGTTGCCCAGCCTGATGAACCTGTTCGGACTGCGTCAGGAGGGAGACACCATCTCTCTGGCATGGATTGTCGGACTGATCGTGATGGGCCTGCTGGTCAGCCTGCTGAAAAACAAAAACCGCCTGTGGATCGGACTGGGCGCAGGGGTGGCCGTGACCGCCCTCTTGTGGATGCCCCTCACCATTCAGGGCACCGCTGCTCTGGTCTCCAGCCGACTGAACGTGGCTTTCCTGATCGCTCTGCTTGCTGCTGCT is part of the Deinococcus misasensis DSM 22328 genome and harbors:
- a CDS encoding lasso peptide biosynthesis B2 protein, whose translation is MDPLTRALIHHDFESVPVAQWQNSTLAAYVFRQTSAEYRKPLLPHFAQAMHRWKTQEAELRPLLQAWNDAGIVPLLIKGAAMAIRFYTQPHERFFGDIDLVIDRKDVPTARDIAARLGWLVLFDENRDQSFTMHEALGLVSPKKTVKLDVHHHVLKHPPKFAGHVWSLQEKLTEHLEVFDWNGIQVRLLGPADAALVPLILHRAWYRDRWQLKRFDYLDLEMLKQQGLTREDLLERAAALGCQTTAELFLQRCDPWEKRLTLTPPTAAELQQWNTAIAAERGYTAQQGEAARKARIQQQFPQMLGHVLTGMGWVLKAALVLQRQQSLQALCNRVPLKNQPPALQELWKARIGVLGASKLLARFPRGGSGMCVLRALSMLWWLRHAGIDAELVSGVRNVNGTLKGHAWIEYQGTVIAVIAEDNISPMVYKVNFRSASAGNPRQTRGAGSVPEHP
- a CDS encoding LacI family DNA-binding transcriptional regulator translates to MNESEKNLFKKPTSADVARHLGISQSTVSLVLNGKAEGRVSADLQQAIWEAARALNYKPNRAAKALREGRARTLALVIPQLSNPFFVPVYEGAQKVARAHGYDTLLVNYDHSMSTQEALIEHLSNHDVDGYVLWDITTRASMLLSQNNVIFVERRLDGFHSIMVDIYSGVKAALQHLVGLGHTRIAHLTAQVDTETFRARRQAYRDLHTEQGWTFHPEWEMPVAFTPEGGQQGACTLLSNPENRPTAILCDGDFLAVGVYKAAKQLGLKIPQDLSVIGIDNLMLSQYVEPELTTLHLPAQELGETAATQLIQLLEGKPLDRRVVWFPTHLVERESTAPPKA
- a CDS encoding RluA family pseudouridine synthase, with protein sequence MALNNGYTYTEQLGKKANGCTLLDYLSRFYDHSSREDWQVRLQQGEVELDGKTASGCEPLKPGQLLVWHRPPWDEPDVPLFCTEVFADQHLLAVVKPSGLPTMPGGGFLEHTLLAVVRQSHPEASPLHRLGRYTSGLVLFAKTREAASTLARNWRDHEVHKRYLALASGLALQDTYQIDAPIGPVNHPRLGQVYAAHPEGKPSFSEARVLQRQETSTLFEVDIQTGRPHQIRIHLASIGHPLVGDPLYGSGGTPLSENPGLPGDGGYLLHAVRLQFRHPVSGTEMVLHAPAPEGLEPQ
- a CDS encoding DUF1349 domain-containing protein; the encoded protein is MKAWLNPPQDWQETADTLKVTTLPDTDFWQVTHYGFQRDSGHALLETVSGDFDYTLTFRGNYTDLYDQAGLMLRIDESLWLKAGIEYLEGVHQLSVVVTREYSDWSVSPLSGPLEFTTLKLSRRKEAITIEGSVNGQPLALMRLLYFPETTAVQVGPMCCSPTGKGFEVEFSGMKLEKVSEIPAE
- a CDS encoding ABC transporter ATP-binding protein, which produces MTQPLAIELKGITKRFPLVLANDNINLKVKWGSIHALVGENGAGKSTLMKILYGMQPPTSGEIWVNGQNAPMLDPRDAIANGIGMVHQHFMLVGPLTVTENVILGMEPTQGTSIHYASARKRVKELIDQFNFGLNPDAKIDDLPVGLQQKVEILKTLYRGAKILILDEPTAVLTPAETEDLFKFLREQFAQQGNSVIFISHKLHEVLELCDEISVLRDGKMIGSIPREGATTETIARMMVGREVNLKVDKKEAQPKETVLEIKNATVINSNKKHVVDNVSFHVASGEVVGIAGIDGNGQSELVEAITGLRHLNSGDILYSGEAHKKADARKVAELGLSHIPEDRNERGLVLDMSTAENMILGQHRKPFFSGKFGFLNLDRIRKHTDTQTDLYDVRPRSADLPAGRYSGGNAQKIIVAREMFRNPKILIASQPTRGVDIGAIEFIHKQIVRARDQGLGVLLVSADLTEVMNLSDRILVMFEGQIMGEVKASEATEERLGLLMAGVKENPKPSQDKEPALA
- the pfkA gene encoding 6-phosphofructokinase, translating into MKRIAVLTSGGDAPGMNAAIRAVTRTGLDFGMEVFGVNHGYAGLISGDYRPLSARDVGDVMQRGGTFLGSARCPEFRTLEGQQKALNALAAQGIEGLVVIGGNGSQTGAHALSSLGFPVVGIASTIDNDLYGSELTIGVDTALNIALEAIDRLKVTASSHHRAFLVEVMGRDCGYLALMAGIAGGAEVIVIPEVEVSPEEIAQQLHAAYERGKAHAIGVVAEGATYNAERLVHYFKENRERLGFDLRSTTLGHVQRGGTPGAYDRLLATRLGVAAVQHLQKGIHGVLVGLQAGKIVPTPLDEVVTGKKELDLSLMELANILAK
- a CDS encoding PqqD family protein yields the protein MIHIAHFYSCTRGGVVESAVMYRPKDDILVTDLQEELVLLNPETQDIFTLNSSGRLLWLALPASLDQLSKLLQTTYELDAPTAHQDAREVMDALVRAQLVDHDF
- a CDS encoding ABC transporter permease, whose product is MSHTYQTTKSASNIALYTSLVAGLGLLILPFLSYARNFSGAATLQMLTGGVIDYSGFPPETLPGMGLALGMGWALFACLLLSAFAAVRKASWLWIAGLLGIVAAAGAMIGIHTSLGQATQELVAQNVPLRRIPFTSGGANLGLVLGLLASLTVMFTGLSGFKPWRDRMEKLRWALVPSMSFLIAIVGGALIILGIQSVPNSLSAPLTTVQFLIGKMDLVYFVYSTLFSPLTNLQDFLQSLVLATPLILTGLSVAFAFRAGLFNIGAPGQMTIGAIFAMLVGVYVPLPAPILLPLTVLAAALGGALWGGLVGLLKARFGSSEVINTIMLNYVAAGIFVFMIGSSEVKFFGQTYHLPFKAEGFEAKSAELQAGAQLPSLMNLFGLRQEGDTISLAWIVGLIVMGLLVSLLKNKNRLWIGLGAGVAVTALLWMPLTIQGTAALVSSRLNVAFLIALLAAAFFGIFLWRTARGYEVRAVGLSPKAAEYGGINVARNTILAMVIAGAFAGLTASHYVMGGALDEFRLKQSLPVSVGFDGITIALLGQSTPVGIVASSILFGVLDTGGLYVDQKLDALNRDIVTVLKAIIVLIIAAQGFLSKKIISPPPAVPEAKPAQQDKSKEVTA